A window of the Pristiophorus japonicus isolate sPriJap1 chromosome 13, sPriJap1.hap1, whole genome shotgun sequence genome harbors these coding sequences:
- the pop4 gene encoding ribonuclease P protein subunit p29 isoform X3 — MRLMSRAMDNIVYSTISVKETDHLDIQPLGSKEAGTFVNAFLKRSLPRLDADQIQTHLSRKAVILEHFLKKRKKQKRRKTKCLSAKERRELRIFELKPEQQRYKLFLPLHQLWKQYIRDLCNGLKPDTQTQMIQTKLLKADFHGAIVTVVKSKCPSYVGVTGIILQEMKHIFKIITVENKLKAIPKQNSIFSVEIDGFVSYIYGSKFQLRSSERSAKKFKGKGSIDL, encoded by the exons ATGAGGTTGATGAGCCGCGCCATGGACA ATATTGTTTACAGCACGATTTCTGTGAAAGAGACGGACCACTTGGACATTCAG CCTCTGGGATCCAAAGAGGCTGGCACATTTGTCAATGCCTTTCTCAAGCGCAGCTTACCACGGTTGGATGCTGATCAGATTCAGACACATTTGAGCAGAAAGGCTGTTATCCTTGAGCATTTCTTAAAGAAGCGCAAGAAACAGAAGAGGAGAAAAACAAAGTGTCTGTCTGCCAAGGAGAGGCGGGAATTGAGGATATTTGAGCTCAAACCTGAACAACAAAG ATATAAATTGTTTCTCCCTTTGCATCAGCTGTGGAAGCAATACATTCGAGACTTGTGTAATGGCTTGAAACCTGACAC GCAGACACAGATGATCCAGACCAAACTGCTGAAGGCAGACTTTCATGGAGCCATTGTGACAG TGGTGAAGTCCAAATGTCCCTCCTATGTTGGGGTCACAGGAATTATTCTGCAGGAAATGAAACATATATTCAAGATTATCACTGTGGAAAATAAGCTTAAAG ctattcccAAGCAAAATAGCATCTTCAGTGTGGAAATCGATGGCTTTGTTTCCTACATCTACGGCAGCAAGTTTCAGTTGAGATCAAGTGAACGCTCTGCTAAGAAATTTAAAGGGAAAGGAAGCATAGACCTTTAA
- the pop4 gene encoding ribonuclease P protein subunit p29 isoform X1, whose protein sequence is MSRPLSLFRHSMKLWLICDLTRLCTLPLDIVYSTISVKETDHLDIQPLGSKEAGTFVNAFLKRSLPRLDADQIQTHLSRKAVILEHFLKKRKKQKRRKTKCLSAKERRELRIFELKPEQQRYKLFLPLHQLWKQYIRDLCNGLKPDTQTQMIQTKLLKADFHGAIVTVVKSKCPSYVGVTGIILQEMKHIFKIITVENKLKAIPKQNSIFSVEIDGFVSYIYGSKFQLRSSERSAKKFKGKGSIDL, encoded by the exons ATGAGTAGGCCGTTgagccttttccgccattcaatgaagttatggctgatctgcgacctaacccgCCTTTGCACCCTACCCCTTG ATATTGTTTACAGCACGATTTCTGTGAAAGAGACGGACCACTTGGACATTCAG CCTCTGGGATCCAAAGAGGCTGGCACATTTGTCAATGCCTTTCTCAAGCGCAGCTTACCACGGTTGGATGCTGATCAGATTCAGACACATTTGAGCAGAAAGGCTGTTATCCTTGAGCATTTCTTAAAGAAGCGCAAGAAACAGAAGAGGAGAAAAACAAAGTGTCTGTCTGCCAAGGAGAGGCGGGAATTGAGGATATTTGAGCTCAAACCTGAACAACAAAG ATATAAATTGTTTCTCCCTTTGCATCAGCTGTGGAAGCAATACATTCGAGACTTGTGTAATGGCTTGAAACCTGACAC GCAGACACAGATGATCCAGACCAAACTGCTGAAGGCAGACTTTCATGGAGCCATTGTGACAG TGGTGAAGTCCAAATGTCCCTCCTATGTTGGGGTCACAGGAATTATTCTGCAGGAAATGAAACATATATTCAAGATTATCACTGTGGAAAATAAGCTTAAAG ctattcccAAGCAAAATAGCATCTTCAGTGTGGAAATCGATGGCTTTGTTTCCTACATCTACGGCAGCAAGTTTCAGTTGAGATCAAGTGAACGCTCTGCTAAGAAATTTAAAGGGAAAGGAAGCATAGACCTTTAA
- the pop4 gene encoding ribonuclease P protein subunit p29 isoform X2: MPVEPNRNAPRWIADHLPSPQPHNIVYSTISVKETDHLDIQPLGSKEAGTFVNAFLKRSLPRLDADQIQTHLSRKAVILEHFLKKRKKQKRRKTKCLSAKERRELRIFELKPEQQRYKLFLPLHQLWKQYIRDLCNGLKPDTQTQMIQTKLLKADFHGAIVTVVKSKCPSYVGVTGIILQEMKHIFKIITVENKLKAIPKQNSIFSVEIDGFVSYIYGSKFQLRSSERSAKKFKGKGSIDL; this comes from the exons ATATTGTTTACAGCACGATTTCTGTGAAAGAGACGGACCACTTGGACATTCAG CCTCTGGGATCCAAAGAGGCTGGCACATTTGTCAATGCCTTTCTCAAGCGCAGCTTACCACGGTTGGATGCTGATCAGATTCAGACACATTTGAGCAGAAAGGCTGTTATCCTTGAGCATTTCTTAAAGAAGCGCAAGAAACAGAAGAGGAGAAAAACAAAGTGTCTGTCTGCCAAGGAGAGGCGGGAATTGAGGATATTTGAGCTCAAACCTGAACAACAAAG ATATAAATTGTTTCTCCCTTTGCATCAGCTGTGGAAGCAATACATTCGAGACTTGTGTAATGGCTTGAAACCTGACAC GCAGACACAGATGATCCAGACCAAACTGCTGAAGGCAGACTTTCATGGAGCCATTGTGACAG TGGTGAAGTCCAAATGTCCCTCCTATGTTGGGGTCACAGGAATTATTCTGCAGGAAATGAAACATATATTCAAGATTATCACTGTGGAAAATAAGCTTAAAG ctattcccAAGCAAAATAGCATCTTCAGTGTGGAAATCGATGGCTTTGTTTCCTACATCTACGGCAGCAAGTTTCAGTTGAGATCAAGTGAACGCTCTGCTAAGAAATTTAAAGGGAAAGGAAGCATAGACCTTTAA